The nucleotide sequence aagcagctctttgtttttgGAATCTCTGGTGTTATTTCCACTGCAGGATTAAGTGACGATAATGATGTTGTACACCAATCCAGAAAAATGGGCGAAGGGGGCTATGGAAATGCTTCCTGTCATtaattatatttcatatatttaaatagtttatgttacttttatttttttaaagactgggTCAGAGTGATACATTCCACCAGCATCCAAATACAGTAGATGCACGCACCTCCCCAGTTTGGTGGACTTTCGGGACAAAGGACCTGTTATCATGATACACAGTTCATGTGGCTGGAGGCTCTGCACATAGGATTGGGCATATGAAGACCAAGGGTGGCCAGTATTATAACCAAATAGTGTAAACTTGCCATTCTTACAGACGgattgtgtgtgagagtgagtggGATAATAATTTATAGCTCCCCTGTAATTCTGTCCCTCCATAAGCTTACATGGAGCTACAGTGGTACAACCTTGGTACAAATTTCAAAATAAGTGCACAAAACCAACAAAGAGACTCACTGGTTTATAGTGGCACCAGCTTTCCTAATCAAGAGTCCCCTTTGTCAGACTGCAGCCCACAAATACCTTTAGGTCATAATACCTTTATGAGCCTTTTAGGCCTGCAAAAGATGAATAAACAGAAGCACAGGAGACAGTGACTGTCAGCAACTCGGGTAGCTTGAAAAAAAGGATTAGGCTGGTGTCTGTGCTCTGCCCTCAAAGtcctaggcaataatgcttcttaatactagtttctggaaagtacaggagggcagagggctcttAGGCTgaaatcttgcttgctggtttcccccgggcatctgcttggccactgtgagaacaggatgctggactaggtgggccttttcccaatccagcaggctctgtttAGGTTCTAACATATTGCAATATTTTTACACTTACATGTGGCATCAGAACATTTCAGTTTTACTTCTTACTCATAGGAGAGACTGCTGTTGGAGCCTGAGATCATTTCctcacttgaaaaagaaaaagacagatgTGTCTTATAAGCCAGTCTTATAAGCCAGTTCCACCGTAGATATCTATTATAAAATGATGGCGCTTTCTTAAGTGTGAATGGAGTGatctgttacgatatagaagcaatgcagctgcgaGCTGCTAGtttgaaaacatcacatgatgttgggactgtccgtgggaaacagagggcaccggaattagctcagagtgtaatatgagctgtacaggaagtgtttgtctctcgactgctggagtttgaagagagcacTCATgtttttttgtaacgctgcaaagacagaaataaaggcatgtaaatacgtttctgtctgtctctttcccctgccggggggggcaacaaagagggggggtgttctcacgctgagaaggatcgcctatcgcgacctctgcctggatcttgctgaggaatgcagacagggaggtcaacaggagaccaagccgggtgcctgggagtgttgacagtttctcctgataaaggcttgatttccgaCATGATCATGGGTTGCTCTTGCCATTATCTCATCTTTATTCCTAAAAATTTGGAACATGGAGACAGTGGACAATGGAgtgaaaataagagaaggtgcaCATGGGACTTCACATGTGTTCAGTTCCTTTcttgccttttttaaaagtcttaacaggattctctccccccccacccactCCCAAACAGGTCAGGAAGACGATGGTCAGAATTCTACGGAGCCATCTGTGAATtcattgggaagaacaaagaaacagtttaaatgcagggaatgtggaatgtgctttagtcactgtggaagaatgaggatacaccaacaaactcacacagcagagaaaccatttgaatgcattgaatgtggaaagagcttcagtgaacatggaacacttagaatacatcaacaaattcatacgggggagaaaccatttaaatgtatggagtgtggaaagagctacagttGTAGTCgagcacttagaagacatcaacaaactcacacgggggagaaaccatttaaatgtattgaatgtggaatcAGCTTCCGTGATAGTGCaacccttagaatacatcaacgatctcacacgggtgagaaaccatttaaatgtattgaatgtggaaagagcttcagtcaaagtagtcaccttagaatacatcaacgaactcacacagggcagaaaccatttaaatgtattgaatgtggaaagagcttcagtcatagtggaacacttagaatacatcaacaaactcacacaggggagaaaccatttaaatgtattgaatgtggaaagagcttcagttgtagtggttaccttagaaaacatcaacgtactcacacgggggagaaaccatttacatgtattgaatgtggaaagagcttcagtaaaagTAgtcaccttagaatacatcaacaaactcacacgggggagaaaccgtttaaatgtattgaatgtggaaagcgcttcagTCATCGTGGAGCCCTTAGAAGCCATCAACgtactcacacgggggagaaaccattcaaatgtattgaatgtggaaagagcttcagtcaaagtggaaaccttagaatacatcaacaaactcacacaggggagaaaccatttaaatgtattgaatgtggaaagcgcttcagGCATCGTGGAGCCCTTAGAAGCCATCAACgtactcacacgggggagaaaccattcaaatgtattgaatgtggaaagagcttcagtcgtagtggaacacttagaagccatcaacaaactcacacaggggagaaacaatttacatgcattgaatgtggaaagagcttcagtcatagtggaacacttagaagacatcaacaaactcacacaggggagaaaccatttaactGTATAGAATGTGGAAGGGG is from Podarcis muralis chromosome 2, rPodMur119.hap1.1, whole genome shotgun sequence and encodes:
- the LOC114589836 gene encoding uncharacterized protein LOC114589836 isoform X2, which produces MGIALHCTTPPPKACCTLRRFALTGFLAGQGQCRTAEGAGQLFRLSRAPFPKSVSSSSTLHSSSLHSLALTLKARSICSLYSKPRFPPFSPHWLGTARLSPYNYPPEISCLPGGGSYSRPRCPGSLLLPGFREATTCPGFCAPEEVEPANLVRMDGGRWTVDLVKLSPASLPATFEHPLPGPSEKSGQEDDGQNSTEPSVNSLGRTKKQFKCRECGMCFSHCGRMRIHQQTHTAEKPFECIECGKSFSEHGTLRIHQQIHTGEKPFKCMECGKSYSCSRALRRHQQTHTGEKPFKCIECGISFRDSATLRIHQRSHTGEKPFKCIECGKSFSQSSHLRIHQRTHTGQKPFKCIECGKSFSHSGTLRIHQQTHTGEKPFKCIECGKSFSCSGYLRKHQRTHTGEKPFTCIECGKSFSKSSHLRIHQQTHTGEKPFKCIECGKRFSHRGALRSHQRTHTGEKPFKCIECGKSFSQSGNLRIHQQTHTGEKPFKCIECGKRFRHRGALRSHQRTHTGEKPFKCIECGKSFSRSGTLRSHQQTHTGEKQFTCIECGKSFSHSGTLRRHQQTHTGEKPFNCIECGRGFRRSGHLRRHQQTHTEKPFSCIECGKNFSQSGDLRMHQQTHMGEKPFKCIECGKSFSLSGNLRRHQRTHTGEKPFKCIECGKSFSDSGDLRTHQRTHTGEKPFKCIECGKSFSRSRTLRMHQQTHIGGKLFKCRECGKNFSQSRHLRKHQLTHTGGKPQM
- the LOC114589836 gene encoding uncharacterized protein LOC114589836 isoform X7; its protein translation is MEQPHSLSFSGSLHSLALTLKATSICSLYSKPRFPPFPPHWLGTAIIPPPEISCLPGGGSYSRPRCPGSLLLPGFREATTCPGFCAPEEVEPANLVRMDGGRWTVDLVKLSPASLPATFEHPLPGPSEKSGQEDDGQNSTEPSVNSLGRTKKQFKCRECGMCFSHCGRMRIHQQTHTAEKPFECIECGKSFSEHGTLRIHQQIHTGEKPFKCMECGKSYSCSRALRRHQQTHTGEKPFKCIECGISFRDSATLRIHQRSHTGEKPFKCIECGKSFSQSSHLRIHQRTHTGQKPFKCIECGKSFSHSGTLRIHQQTHTGEKPFKCIECGKSFSCSGYLRKHQRTHTGEKPFTCIECGKSFSKSSHLRIHQQTHTGEKPFKCIECGKRFSHRGALRSHQRTHTGEKPFKCIECGKSFSQSGNLRIHQQTHTGEKPFKCIECGKRFRHRGALRSHQRTHTGEKPFKCIECGKSFSRSGTLRSHQQTHTGEKQFTCIECGKSFSHSGTLRRHQQTHTGEKPFNCIECGRGFRRSGHLRRHQQTHTEKPFSCIECGKNFSQSGDLRMHQQTHMGEKPFKCIECGKSFSLSGNLRRHQRTHTGEKPFKCIECGKSFSDSGDLRTHQRTHTGEKPFKCIECGKSFSRSRTLRMHQQTHIGGKLFKCRECGKNFSQSRHLRKHQLTHTGGKPQM
- the LOC114589836 gene encoding uncharacterized protein LOC114589836 isoform X9, giving the protein MDGGRWTVDLVKLSPASLPATFEHPLPGPSEKSGQEDDGQNSTEPSVNSLGRTKKQFKCRECGMCFSHCGRMRIHQQTHTAEKPFECIECGKSFSEHGTLRIHQQIHTGEKPFKCMECGKSYSCSRALRRHQQTHTGEKPFKCIECGISFRDSATLRIHQRSHTGEKPFKCIECGKSFSQSSHLRIHQRTHTGQKPFKCIECGKSFSHSGTLRIHQQTHTGEKPFKCIECGKSFSCSGYLRKHQRTHTGEKPFTCIECGKSFSKSSHLRIHQQTHTGEKPFKCIECGKRFSHRGALRSHQRTHTGEKPFKCIECGKSFSQSGNLRIHQQTHTGEKPFKCIECGKRFRHRGALRSHQRTHTGEKPFKCIECGKSFSRSGTLRSHQQTHTGEKQFTCIECGKSFSHSGTLRRHQQTHTGEKPFNCIECGRGFRRSGHLRRHQQTHTEKPFSCIECGKNFSQSGDLRMHQQTHMGEKPFKCIECGKSFSLSGNLRRHQRTHTGEKPFKCIECGKSFSDSGDLRTHQRTHTGEKPFKCIECGKSFSRSRTLRMHQQTHIGGKLFKCRECGKNFSQSRHLRKHQLTHTGGKPQM